CGCCTCATTAAGGAGCTATCTGATCGTTTGTCAGTCCTTTTTCTTTCTGTAGCCACTCAACGACTCAACCGTTTTTTTGTCTGCGCTATGTCGACAAAGCTACTTTCCCTTCAGCTTGATAAAGGAGGCGCCCAGATAAATATACTCAATCTTATCCTCTTTGGCCAAGGCGGCAATCGCTTTGTCGACCAACGCCTTATCGTCACCCAATGCGCGTGCCACCTCTTTGTTCTTTGCGTGGGGCACGCCCTCGAGGTACTTGAGGACCTTTTCCTTCAGCTCTTCTGTCACCTCAGCCATCGGCTCACCTCCGCTTACCACTTGAATTGAGTTGTGGTCCTGTACGTTTCAACCGCATGTGTAAAATCGTCAATATGCTGTTCGGTAAACGGTATCTCGGTCCGGCGGAAGAAAGCTTCCCATCCTATGCGTTCTATCCACTCACCTATGCGTTCATAGGGTTTGGCGCCGGCAGCGTAAACGTTTATGATCTTCTTGATGGTCTCCACTACCTCGGGCCAGCGCGGTGGCCTGTTGGGAAGGAACGGCACTACCATACGGGAGAACATCGGAGCTTTCCGCGCATTTGGCACTTTGCCGCCGACATAGATCGCAACCCCGTCACCTTCGGCATCGGCTAACGGCATGGCCGGACAGACCGTGAAGCAGTTACCGCAGTACATGCACAGGTCCTCTTTTACCACAACGCTTTTCACGTTCTGGTCAGGGTGGCGCCGTATGGCTCCTGTAGGGCATGACTGAATAGTGGTCGGTATCTCGCACTGCGCGACTACCCTGTCGTGGTCAGGCCTTGGAGGTTTTGTGTGAACACCGACGACGGCAATGTCGGAGCAGTGTACTGCGCCGCACATGTTGATGCAACAGCCGACCGCAATGCGCACGTGGTTTGGAAGCTTTGTCTCCACAAAGTGCTCATAGACTTCGTCCATGATCGCCTTCACGAGGCCCGATGCATCAGTTGCGGCACTGTGACAATGGATCCAGCCCTGCGTGTGGACTATGTTCGAAATGCCGGGACTGGTCCCCCCGACGGGAAGACCAAGCTTCTTCAGGTCGGCTATTATCAGGTCCACGTTTTTTTCGTTCGGGGTGAGAAACTCGATGTTGTAACGGCTCGTGAACCGGAGGTGCCCGTCACAATACTTGTCCGCCACATCGCAGATGTCGCGAATGAAATCGACGCTGACCAGCCTCGGGGAGCCGGCTCGCACCGAGAAGAGCACATCACCATTCTCGGCCACGTGCTTGAGCACGCCGGGCCTCGGTATCTCGTGGTACTTCCATGTTCCGTAATTCTTCTTTATGATCTCCGGGAGCATGTCGCGAAAATCGGGTGGTCCTATGTCTGTTCTGCCCATGATTCGCCTCCTGTTATCCTTACTTGTCAAAAAAGACGTACGGGTTCGACCTGGGATACTTGACCATCTGCGGTACGGGCGGAAGCCCCATCTCCCGCAGGAACGTCTTAAACCCGAGTCTTTCTATTAACTCTGCAAGCCTCTCTCTTGTTCTGCCGTTCTCATCCCACCAATCCCAGATTTTCCTAAGCAGATCTTTAAGCTCTTCGTAGGGGGGCTCCATTTTCATGAAGGGCACGAGCACCCACGACAGGTAGGCGCCCTTAATGATCGGCGCCTTGCCTCCCACGAGAATCGTGGCACCTGTCTCTACACCGGGCCTCACTGCCTTGGGCATCACGTTAATGCAGTGCATACAGCGCACACAGTCTTCAGCAGAGAGTTTCAATTCTTTGGCCTTTGGATCCCAGGCAAGGGCTTCCGTCGGGCATCTGCGTACCACGAGGTTCTCAATGTCCAGACCACCTTTGGCATACTCCTTAACAGCTTGCTGGTCGATGCGCAGGGCATCGCGCCACGTGCCGATGATGGTGAAGTCTGCGCGGGCAATTGCCGCAACGCAATCATTGGGGCAGCCAGACGCCTTGATTTTGAACTTGTACGGCCACCTCGGTCTGTGGATTTCGTCCTGGAATTCAACGGTCAGATCATGGATCAGTCCAAGCGTGTCGATGTTTGACCATTCGCAACGCGCCTTGCCGACGCAACCTGCAGGCGTGCGGAGCGCGGAGCCTGAGCCTCCCAGATCAAACCCGGCATCAGAGAGTGTGTCAAAACAGGGCTGCAGGTTCTCTGTAGTTGTCCCGAGAAGAATGATGTCCCCTGTAGAGCCGTGAAAGTTGGTCATGCCGCTGCCATACTTTTCCCAGATATCACAGATCGTGCGAAGTGATTTCGTGGTGTAAAACCATCCTGCAGGCTGGTTTATGCGCATGGTGTGAAATGACGCGGCACCAGGAAACTTCTCCGGCGCGTCGCAGTATCTTCCTATCACGCCAGCACCATAGCCGGTGACACCTACTATGCCTCCATGTTTCCAATGGGTTATCCTGTCTTTGTACGATTGTTCCTGGATGCCGAGCAGGTCTTTGGCCGCGGCGTTCTTCTTTGCCATACGTTTGATCTCTGTCACATAGCTCGGCCATGGGCCTTTCTCCAATTCATCCAACAAGGGTGTGTCGTCCGCCATGCAAACCTCCTTTTGCACCACCGGTTTTTGACGCTATACACTTCAGGGAAGCTAGGAGTTTATCACAAAGATTCAAAGTACATCAAGGGGCATTTATGAGTAAAGCACTCATAATTAACACGAGAGAATGCGAACTACAAGGGGGGTTGAAGATCGAGCCTGCCGCCGACGGGCAAGTTTGGTGGGGCTATGTCATACCGATTGGAGTCAAGTTGGAGACCGGAGGCCGCAGTGAGGAGCCGACGCCGGCGTACTATAAGTACGTCAAGGAGGGCGACGCAGCGAGAACGACGGTATACACTTGAATACAATCGGTATTACTGGTCTTCGGCGACTTCGCGATACTTAGCCACCTTCTTTGCGACAAAAGGCATGATTGAGGTGATCAGCAGGAGAGCGGCGAGGCCGAGGGTCACGGCGGAGATGGGACGGGTAAAGAACGTCAGGAAACTTCCCTCCGACACAAGCAGCGCCTGCCTGAGGTTAAGATCGAGCATGGGTCCCAGTACGAAGGCTAATACCAGGGGCGCCCCTTCGTAGTCGAACTTCCTGAAGAGGTAGCCCACGACTCCAAAAACGATCATGATAATAACGTCGAACACGCTGTTGTTCATGCTGTAGGCGCCCACAAGACAGAAGAGGAGAATAAGAGGGTAGAGGAGCTTCGCAGGAATCTTCAACACCTGGACCCACATGGGGATCAGAGGAAGGTTTAACACAAGGAGCATGACGTTACCCAAATACATGCTGCTGATCACTCCCCAGAAAAGGTCGGGGTGATCTTTGAGAAGGAGAGGCCCAGGCGTGACACCGTGGATGAGAAAAGCACCAAATAAAACAGAGAGACTTACATTAGGCGGAATGCCGAGCGTAAGGAGCGGAATGAAGGATGAGGAAGCAGCGGAGTTGTTGGCAGCTTCGGGAGAGGCCACACCCTCAATTGCTCCTGTTCCAAATTTCTGAGGTTCCTTTGAGACCCTCTTTTCCAGACCGTAGGACATAAAGGAAGCGAGAACCGGGCCTCCACCAGGCAGGATACCGAGGAAGAAGCCTACAAGTGTTCCGCGCACCAGCGCCCACTTTGATTGAATCCAGTCGAGCTTCGACGGGAAGAGGTGCTTGAGCTTTGCCCTTATCACCTCCTGCGTGACTGCCTGTTCAAGGTTGATGAGCACCTCGCCGATGCCGAACAGACCCATGGCCACCGGTGCAATGCCGACTCCATCGAAGAGTTCAAGGATGCCGAATGTCATGCGCGGACTGGAAGTGATGGGGTCCAAACCGATGTTGCTGAGCATGAGGCCGAGGCATGCCATCATAACTGCTTTCAGCATCGATCCGTGAGAGAGATAGGTCACAAAGGTCAGGCCGAGAATAATGAGCGCAAAGTATTCGTGAGGACCAAAGTCAAGCGCAAAGCGGGAGAGCGGTTTCGCGAACAGCATCAGTCCGACGATACCTACCGTCCCTGCGATGAAGGAGCCAAAGGCAGCCATGCCGAGCGCCGGGCCCGCTCTGCCTTTAAGCGCCATCTGGTGGCCATCCATGCAAGTAATCACAGATGCCGCTTCGCCAGGGATGTTGACGAGAATTGATGTCGTTGAGCCTCCGTACATGGCCCCATAGTAAAGACCCGCGAGCATGATGATGGATCCTGTAGCTGAAATTTTGAACGTTATAGGCAAGAGGATCGATATCGCGCCGACAGGGCCGATGCCCGGCAGCACTCCCACGAGCGTTCCCAGCACGGACCCTATGAAACAGTAAAAGATATTCTCGGGTTGTAAGGCGACGGAGAACCCGTATAACAGACTGTTCAGGGCTTCCACAGCTCACCCCTGTGACACCGGTCTTGCTTTACCATCTGAAAGGCCCCCTTGGGAACTCGATCTGCAGCGCATAATGGAAAATGGCATAGGTCAATGCAACCGTCACAAGCGCACTCACCACCACAACCCAGACCTTCATTCTACCCACGGCGTAGAGTACAGCCATGAAAGCTGTGGTTGCAATGACGAAGCCCACTTTCACGAGAACGAGACTGTAAAGCACGAGGGCGACCACCGCTATGACAACATTACCCCAGCTCAGCCCGTGCCACAACTCGGCAATTCCTTGTTTCCCGCTGCTAGCCACAAGAGCCTTTACCACAAGGATTATTGAGAGCAGGCCGAAGAGGACACTCGACCAGAAGAGCACGAAGCCGGCTCCCGGTGCGGAGACCGTCCCTACCCCCAGGTCAAGGGCTTGCGTGAGCACAAAGATCGCGGCTGCTAACCAGAAAAGGCCGCTTACGAGGTCACGTTTGTTCACGCATCAACTCCGGTGAAGCGATGAAGCGTTAAAGCGAGGAAGCGAGGAAGCGTAGAAGCGTATAAGCGGCACTACAAAATGAGTGGTTTGCCCGCATCATCGCTTCATCCCTTCTTCGCTTCGTCGCTTATCTTTCAGTACGGTTGTGTAGCCGGCTCTTTAATGAGACCTGTTTCTTTCAGCGTCTTTTCGAGCCTTACCCACGATTCTTTCAGAAAGCGATCATACTCCTTACTATTGTAGTAGACCGGCACCAGATCCAATTTGTCCATGACCGTCTTCACTTCCGGGCTGTCCTTCGCTTTGGTGAAGGCGCTTTCAAGCTTTGCGACCACGTCCGCAGGAAGACCGGCCGGTCCCAGAATAGAGAAGACAGTCTCATTTACGAAATCATAGCCCAGTTCTTTGAGCGTTGGCACATCCGGCTGCTTGGGATTCCGCTTTTCCTCCGTATATGCAAGGATCCGCACCTGACCGGCTCTGGCGTAAGGAACGTGCTCCGGCCCGGATGAGCATACATCGACATGCCCTCCAAGGAGCGCAGTCATTGCGTCAGCGGTGCCCTTATATGGCACGTGTATCCATTTTATCTTCTCCTGGTGTTCCAAATAGGCCATGGCATGATGCTGGGCGGACCCCACGCCCGTGCTGCTGTATTTGATTTTGTTCGGGTTCTTCCTGGCGTAGTCGAGAAGTTCCTTCAAGGATTTCCATGGAGCGTCCGATTTGACCACGATGGCGTTCTGCGGCGTGGCATAACCGATTATGGGCGTGAAACTCTTCAAAGGCTTATACGTCACCTTCTGCATTTGAGGTGCGCGTACTATGCCGGTGCTTGTACCGGCGCAAAGCGTGTAGCCATCCGGTTTTGCGTTTGCTACCAGCGCCAGCGCAATAGTACCCGCGGCTCCTCCCTTGTTGTCGACAACGATGGGCTTGCCAAGATATTTTTCGGCTGCTGACGCCATGGCACGTGAGGCCATATCCATCGAGCCGCCGGGGGCAAAAGCCACGTCCATAGTGATCGGTCTGTCAGGATATTCTGCTCTTGCAGACGGAAGGAAGGACGACGCGAGAAGGAGAATAGACAGCGCCACGGCCGCAACAAATTTCCCAGATTGCCAATGTATCTTCACCGCGGCTCCTCTTGATTAAAGTCATGCTTATTTACCACGCTGCCAGGTAGTTGTCAATGAATACGTCCGTGGCACGTGGCGTGTCCTTGCGTACTTCACTCACGCGTTTTGAGGCATTGCTAACTCAAGGGCCTGAGCCGCTTCTCAGGCCCAGCGCGCGAGACGCAAAAGCCACGGCTGATTCTGCAATTTCGTCAATCTGTTCGTCGCGCTTGAAATCAAACCAAAAGGTGATCCACGTCATCATGCCGATTAAAAAGAGCGCCGCCCACGAAGGCTTTAGAGTGGGAGCCACCCGCCCGCTACGCTGCAGGATTACAATAGTGTCTCTGAGAAGGATGTAATGGTTCTTCCATGCCTTCTTTACCTGGAGAAAATACTTGTCCTTGAATCCGAGGGTCTCGTGAATAAGGAACCTGAGTTCCGGTTGTGCGCAGATCATCTTTGTGTAGGCCCTGATCATGAAGAAGAGTCGCTCTTCGGGATTCTCCATTGCGGTGGCTGCCTCAATGTAAGGGGTCAAAAAGCGATTCAGATGACTTTCGTGCAGAGAAAAAAGAAGGTTTCGTTTACTGCCGAAATAGTAGTAGAGTGTTGGTTTCGCGAGTTTCGCAGCCGAACAGATATCGTTCGTCGATGTTGCGTTGTATCCCTTCTTGAGAAAAAGCTGCAGCACAGTACGAAGTATTTCCTCTTTCTTCTTCTCCGAGTCTTTCCTTGTTCTTTTTGGCCGCATCCATTATCTCCTTGCGAGAGTGACCGCCCTATTTGATCGGCGTGAGCCGGAAAATTGCTTACGGCAGTATAGCGCATTGTCACTTTTGTGTGCGTTGCCAGACACTTCTCTATACCGACGGTTAAGTATAATGAAGAGAATTCCGGCTTGTCAATCTGTAGGCTGACGGAAGCGTGCGCCAGGGCGTCATACTGCTAGTGCAACTGCGTGGTGTTTGGTGTATAGTAAAAGCAAGTCGCATCCCGTGGGGGTTGGAGAATGCCGCCGGAAATAGATCACGAGAAATGCACTGCATGCGGGGTGTGCGTCGATGTGTGCGCGGAAGACGTATTCTTCGACGAGACAGGCACCGGCGGACTGAGCGATGAAGATGAACGGCAAAGAGATAAGAAGAAGCCGGGGGTGACATACCCCGAGGCATGTTTTCACTGCTATCTGTGCGCACAGACATGCCCTCAGGGAGCGATCACTATAAGGACGCCGCTGATCATGCATGTTCCCTACAAGTAAGCAGGCTTCAGGGTCTTCGTTCTGGTCACGGACCGGATTCATGGACCAGGCAGACCAAATAATAAGGTACAACAAAAAAACGGAGGACACAGAAAATGGCCGATGAATTTTTGCTGAAAGAATTGTGCCGCTACCGAATCGGAACATGGGCAGACATCATGTACCGGAATGCGCTGTTGTATGGGGGAGAAATAGTCTGGATTTACAAGTCGGAAAGGGTGACATTCTCCGGCTACAACGAGCGGGTAAACAGGTTGATTCATGCGCTCAACGGGTTGGGGGTTCGCAAAGGTGACGGTATTGGTATTTTTTCCTGGAACTGCCTGGAGTATCCGGATGTGTACGGGGCCGCAATGAAGGGTGGTTTCGTCATATCGCCGTTCAACCCAAGGCTCTTGGCAAATGAGATCGAGTACCTGGTCAACTATTCGGAAGTGAATACGCTCTTTGTCGGCCCGGAACTGGTGGAGACCATTTCTTCCCTCAAGGATCGTTTTCCCGGTGTCAAACAGTACGTTGCCCTGGAAAAGCCGGCCGACAACATGATCTACTATCCTGACCTTCTGGCCAAGGGCTCCAAAGAAGAGCCGGACGTCGACATCAAGGAAGACGATCCCCTTCTGATCTTTTACACCAGCGGGACAACCGGTGTGCCGCGGGGGGCTCTATACACGCATAACCGCACTATGGATAATGCGCTCGTCAAGATGAGCCAGTTGGGGGCCGAGGCGGGCGACAAGCACATCATGGTGCTTCCTCTTTTTCATATCGGAGGTCATAGCCACTTCTGGGCCTTCTATTATGGGGGCGGGAGCAACGTGATCATGCCACAGAGGTCCTTCGATCCCCCGGCGACGCTCAAGGCCATTCAGGACGAAAAGGCGACGGACATTCATATTGTGCCCACCCAGCTCGTGGCCATGTTGGCAGTGCCTGACGTCGAGAGATACGACCTCAGCAGTCTCAAGCGCATATGGTATGCTGCCTCGCCCATGCCTGTGGAACTCCTGAGAAGGGGTATGAAGAAATTCGGCTCGATATTCATGCAGGGCTACGGCCAGTCGGAGTCGGGACCCGACATTACGTTCTTCAATAAGAGAGCGCATAACGTGCTCGACAAGACGCCCAAAGAGCAAGAGATATTGGCTTCCTGCGGCCAGCCCTGTCTTAATGTACACGTTAGGATCGTGGACGAGAATGATAAGGATGTGCCGCCCAATACTACAGGGGAGATAATCGTGCAGAGCAAGAAAGTGATGCGTGAGTACTGGCGCAAACCCGAGGAGACGAAGGAGGCTATGGCGGGCGGATGGCTCCACACAGGCGACATGGGGTTCTATGACAAGAACGGGTACATCTATATTGTCGACAGGAAGAAAGACATGATAGTGACGGGAGGAGAGAACGTCTATCCGCGGGAAGTGGAAGAGGTGCTCTACCGTTTCCCTGCAGTTCAGGAGGCGGCCGTAATTGGTCTTCCTGATGATGTCTGGGTGGAGCGGGTGCACGCGGTCATTATCTTGAAAGAAGGACAGCCGGCTACCGCCGAGGAGGTCATGAATTTTTGTAAGCAGAACCTCGCGCGCTACAAAGCGCCGAAGTCAGTGGAGTTTGTAAAGGAATTACCGAAGAATCCCCAGGGCAAAATACTGAAGCGGGAGTTGAGGGAGAAATACTGGAAGGGCAGAGAGCGGCGGGTAGGATAAGAGCAGGTGAAAAAAGGGAAGGTCTATCTCGTCGGCGCCGGGCCCGGTGACATCGGGCTGATGACGATCAAGGGACTCAGGTGTCTGCAACGGGCGGACGTCGTCATCTACGATTTTCACATCAACGCCCAGGTGCTCAACCGGATAAGAGGGGAAGCAGAATTTATTTACGCGGGCAAGCGTGGCGGCCACCACGCCATGACCCAGGATGAGATCAACGAAGCGCTCATCGGACGCGCATCTCGAGGAAAGACCGTCTGTCGCCTGAAAGGCGGCGACCCCTTTGTTTTCGGACGGGGCGGTGAAGAGGCTGAGGTTCTCGCCCGGGCAGGCATCCCTTTCGAAATTGTGCCCGGTGTCAGCTCGATCACCGCTGTTCCGGCGTGTGCAGGCATACCCTTGACACACAGGGACCATGCTTCCTCGTTTGCAGTGATTACGGGGAATGAGGCAGCCACAAAGACGCGGAGTTCCATTTACTGGTCGGGGCTTGCGAAGAGTTACGACACGCTCGTTTTTCTTATGGCTGCCAGGAACGTTTCGGCCATAAGCCGGAACCTCATAGATAACGGCAAGCCTCCCGAAACACCGGCTGCACTGATTCGCTGGGGAACCAGGCCCGATCAAAAAGTAGTCGTTGGTACGCTGGAGACAATCGGCGGTCTGCAGAAGGAGAGTAATATCGGGTCTCCGGCAGTCATGGTAGTGGGGGACGTGGTGCGGCTCAGAGAATCCCTTGCATGGTATGAAAAGAAGCCCCTCTTCGGTCATCGTATTTTGATTACGCGGGAGTATACAGCCGATTATGAACCGCTTGAAGAGATGGGCGCAGAGATTTTTGAGTTCCCCACCATCAAGACGGTCGCTCCGAAGAGCTACAGAGCTCTAGACCAAGCGATAGCGAGGATTGAAACATACGACTGGCTTGTCTTCACCAGCGCCAACGGCGTGCGCTATTTCATGGGGAGGTTCCTGAGCAAAGGACGCGACGTGAGAGACCTGAAAGGGATCCGGCTCTGCGCGGTGGGATCGAAGACC
The sequence above is drawn from the Syntrophorhabdales bacterium genome and encodes:
- a CDS encoding tripartite tricarboxylate transporter TctB family protein produces the protein MNKRDLVSGLFWLAAAIFVLTQALDLGVGTVSAPGAGFVLFWSSVLFGLLSIILVVKALVASSGKQGIAELWHGLSWGNVVIAVVALVLYSLVLVKVGFVIATTAFMAVLYAVGRMKVWVVVVSALVTVALTYAIFHYALQIEFPRGPFRW
- the dsrB gene encoding dissimilatory-type sulfite reductase subunit beta, with product MGRTDIGPPDFRDMLPEIIKKNYGTWKYHEIPRPGVLKHVAENGDVLFSVRAGSPRLVSVDFIRDICDVADKYCDGHLRFTSRYNIEFLTPNEKNVDLIIADLKKLGLPVGGTSPGISNIVHTQGWIHCHSAATDASGLVKAIMDEVYEHFVETKLPNHVRIAVGCCINMCGAVHCSDIAVVGVHTKPPRPDHDRVVAQCEIPTTIQSCPTGAIRRHPDQNVKSVVVKEDLCMYCGNCFTVCPAMPLADAEGDGVAIYVGGKVPNARKAPMFSRMVVPFLPNRPPRWPEVVETIKKIINVYAAGAKPYERIGEWIERIGWEAFFRRTEIPFTEQHIDDFTHAVETYRTTTQFKW
- a CDS encoding tripartite tricarboxylate transporter substrate binding protein yields the protein MKIHWQSGKFVAAVALSILLLASSFLPSARAEYPDRPITMDVAFAPGGSMDMASRAMASAAEKYLGKPIVVDNKGGAAGTIALALVANAKPDGYTLCAGTSTGIVRAPQMQKVTYKPLKSFTPIIGYATPQNAIVVKSDAPWKSLKELLDYARKNPNKIKYSSTGVGSAQHHAMAYLEHQEKIKWIHVPYKGTADAMTALLGGHVDVCSSGPEHVPYARAGQVRILAYTEEKRNPKQPDVPTLKELGYDFVNETVFSILGPAGLPADVVAKLESAFTKAKDSPEVKTVMDKLDLVPVYYNSKEYDRFLKESWVRLEKTLKETGLIKEPATQPY
- the cobA gene encoding uroporphyrinogen-III C-methyltransferase, with protein sequence MKKGKVYLVGAGPGDIGLMTIKGLRCLQRADVVIYDFHINAQVLNRIRGEAEFIYAGKRGGHHAMTQDEINEALIGRASRGKTVCRLKGGDPFVFGRGGEEAEVLARAGIPFEIVPGVSSITAVPACAGIPLTHRDHASSFAVITGNEAATKTRSSIYWSGLAKSYDTLVFLMAARNVSAISRNLIDNGKPPETPAALIRWGTRPDQKVVVGTLETIGGLQKESNIGSPAVMVVGDVVRLRESLAWYEKKPLFGHRILITREYTADYEPLEEMGAEIFEFPTIKTVAPKSYRALDQAIARIETYDWLVFTSANGVRYFMGRFLSKGRDVRDLKGIRLCAVGSKTAEALAVYGMKVELVPDEFNAEGLSKAFLRLSGPSTGSLKGVRFLLPRAEEARELFPAQIRSLGGEIETPAAYRSVKSERHGKLMKRFLLEGRISVATFTSGATFTNFLDIVGRDALPMLQKVAIAAIGPVTKKTIEKSGLEVHILPNEATINAMVQEIIEWAKRQGSRVTGHGSRGEGWKGEE
- a CDS encoding long-chain-fatty-acid--CoA ligase — translated: MADEFLLKELCRYRIGTWADIMYRNALLYGGEIVWIYKSERVTFSGYNERVNRLIHALNGLGVRKGDGIGIFSWNCLEYPDVYGAAMKGGFVISPFNPRLLANEIEYLVNYSEVNTLFVGPELVETISSLKDRFPGVKQYVALEKPADNMIYYPDLLAKGSKEEPDVDIKEDDPLLIFYTSGTTGVPRGALYTHNRTMDNALVKMSQLGAEAGDKHIMVLPLFHIGGHSHFWAFYYGGGSNVIMPQRSFDPPATLKAIQDEKATDIHIVPTQLVAMLAVPDVERYDLSSLKRIWYAASPMPVELLRRGMKKFGSIFMQGYGQSESGPDITFFNKRAHNVLDKTPKEQEILASCGQPCLNVHVRIVDENDKDVPPNTTGEIIVQSKKVMREYWRKPEETKEAMAGGWLHTGDMGFYDKNGYIYIVDRKKDMIVTGGENVYPREVEEVLYRFPAVQEAAVIGLPDDVWVERVHAVIILKEGQPATAEEVMNFCKQNLARYKAPKSVEFVKELPKNPQGKILKRELREKYWKGRERRVG
- a CDS encoding TetR/AcrR family transcriptional regulator; this encodes MRPKRTRKDSEKKKEEILRTVLQLFLKKGYNATSTNDICSAAKLAKPTLYYYFGSKRNLLFSLHESHLNRFLTPYIEAATAMENPEERLFFMIRAYTKMICAQPELRFLIHETLGFKDKYFLQVKKAWKNHYILLRDTIVILQRSGRVAPTLKPSWAALFLIGMMTWITFWFDFKRDEQIDEIAESAVAFASRALGLRSGSGP
- the dsrA gene encoding dissimilatory-type sulfite reductase subunit alpha yields the protein MADDTPLLDELEKGPWPSYVTEIKRMAKKNAAAKDLLGIQEQSYKDRITHWKHGGIVGVTGYGAGVIGRYCDAPEKFPGAASFHTMRINQPAGWFYTTKSLRTICDIWEKYGSGMTNFHGSTGDIILLGTTTENLQPCFDTLSDAGFDLGGSGSALRTPAGCVGKARCEWSNIDTLGLIHDLTVEFQDEIHRPRWPYKFKIKASGCPNDCVAAIARADFTIIGTWRDALRIDQQAVKEYAKGGLDIENLVVRRCPTEALAWDPKAKELKLSAEDCVRCMHCINVMPKAVRPGVETGATILVGGKAPIIKGAYLSWVLVPFMKMEPPYEELKDLLRKIWDWWDENGRTRERLAELIERLGFKTFLREMGLPPVPQMVKYPRSNPYVFFDK
- a CDS encoding tripartite tricarboxylate transporter permease — its product is MEALNSLLYGFSVALQPENIFYCFIGSVLGTLVGVLPGIGPVGAISILLPITFKISATGSIIMLAGLYYGAMYGGSTTSILVNIPGEAASVITCMDGHQMALKGRAGPALGMAAFGSFIAGTVGIVGLMLFAKPLSRFALDFGPHEYFALIILGLTFVTYLSHGSMLKAVMMACLGLMLSNIGLDPITSSPRMTFGILELFDGVGIAPVAMGLFGIGEVLINLEQAVTQEVIRAKLKHLFPSKLDWIQSKWALVRGTLVGFFLGILPGGGPVLASFMSYGLEKRVSKEPQKFGTGAIEGVASPEAANNSAASSSFIPLLTLGIPPNVSLSVLFGAFLIHGVTPGPLLLKDHPDLFWGVISSMYLGNVMLLVLNLPLIPMWVQVLKIPAKLLYPLILLFCLVGAYSMNNSVFDVIIMIVFGVVGYLFRKFDYEGAPLVLAFVLGPMLDLNLRQALLVSEGSFLTFFTRPISAVTLGLAALLLITSIMPFVAKKVAKYREVAEDQ
- a CDS encoding ferredoxin family protein — protein: MPPEIDHEKCTACGVCVDVCAEDVFFDETGTGGLSDEDERQRDKKKPGVTYPEACFHCYLCAQTCPQGAITIRTPLIMHVPYK